A window of Leptotrichia sp. OH3620_COT-345 contains these coding sequences:
- a CDS encoding SDR family NAD(P)-dependent oxidoreductase, translated as MKRNIFITGASSGIGKAAAHVFGKNGDNLILCARRKEKLNEIEKDIKKKYGVEVFTYKLDVSVYEDVVSIVKKIVEDVGHIDILINNAGLALGMEKFQEYNVSDMEIMLNTNVKGLLYVTREIIPNMILRNSGHIINIGSTAGLYSYGNGAVYCATKAAVRFLSDGIRIDVIDKNIKVTTVQPGIVETDFSAVRFHGDKVRADNVYKGIKALDPEDIADTILYVANQPEHVQISDITIMATKQATGFNIHRE; from the coding sequence ATGAAAAGAAATATATTTATTACAGGTGCTTCAAGTGGAATAGGAAAAGCAGCGGCCCATGTCTTTGGAAAAAACGGAGATAATCTTATATTATGTGCAAGAAGAAAAGAAAAATTGAACGAAATAGAAAAAGATATTAAGAAAAAATACGGTGTTGAAGTATTTACATATAAACTTGATGTAAGTGTTTATGAGGATGTCGTAAGCATTGTAAAAAAAATTGTAGAAGATGTAGGTCACATTGATATTCTTATTAATAATGCAGGTCTTGCCTTGGGAATGGAAAAATTTCAGGAATATAACGTAAGTGATATGGAGATAATGCTGAATACCAATGTAAAAGGGCTTTTGTATGTTACAAGGGAAATTATTCCGAATATGATTTTAAGAAACTCGGGACATATAATAAATATAGGGTCTACAGCGGGACTTTATTCTTATGGAAATGGAGCGGTCTACTGTGCTACAAAAGCGGCAGTAAGATTTTTAAGTGACGGTATAAGAATAGATGTAATAGATAAAAATATAAAAGTAACTACAGTTCAGCCGGGAATTGTAGAAACCGATTTCAGTGCGGTCAGGTTTCATGGAGATAAAGTAAGAGCCGACAATGTTTATAAAGGAATTAAAGCTTTAGATCCTGAAGATATAGCAGATACGATATTATACGTTGCAAATCAGCCTGAGCATGTACAGATATCGGATATTACTATAATGGCGACTAAACAGGCGACGGGATTTAATATACATAGGGAGTAA